The Salmonella enterica subsp. houtenae serovar Houten genome has a segment encoding these proteins:
- the malF gene encoding maltose transport inner membrane protein, whose amino-acid sequence MDVIKKKHWWQSDPLKWSVMGLLALLVGYLVVLMYVQGEYLFAIMTLILSSAGLYIFANRKTYAWRYVYPGLAGMGLFVLFPLVCTIAIAFTNYSSTNQLTFERAQQVLMDRSYQAGKTYNFGLYPAGDEWQLALTDGETGKNYLSDAFSFGGEQKLQLKETDALPDGKRANLRIITQNRLALNQITAVLPDESKVIMSSLRQFSGTRPLYTLADDGLLTNNQSGVKYRPNNDSGYYQSINADGGWGDEKLSPGYTVTIGAKNFTRVFTDEGIQKPFFAIFVWTVVFSVLTVALTVAVGMVLACLVQWEALKGKAIYRVLLILPYAVPSFISILIFKGLFNQSFGEINMMLGALFGIKPAWFSDPNTARAMVIIVNTWLGYPYMMILCMGLLKAIPDDLYEASAMDGAGPFQNFFKITLPLLIKPLTPLMIASFAFNFNNFVLIQLLTNGGPDRLGTTTPAGYTDLLVSYTYRIAFEGGGGQDFGLAAAIATLIFLLVGALAIVNLKATRMKFD is encoded by the coding sequence CCATCATGACGCTGATTTTAAGCTCTGCTGGCCTGTATATTTTCGCGAATCGTAAAACCTACGCCTGGCGCTACGTTTACCCTGGCCTCGCCGGAATGGGTCTGTTTGTGTTATTCCCGCTGGTTTGCACCATCGCCATCGCCTTTACTAACTACAGCAGCACCAACCAACTCACCTTTGAACGCGCCCAGCAAGTGCTGATGGATCGTTCTTATCAGGCAGGCAAAACCTATAACTTCGGTCTTTACCCGGCAGGCGATGAGTGGCAACTGGCTCTCACCGACGGGGAAACGGGCAAAAATTACCTCTCCGATGCGTTTTCCTTCGGCGGCGAACAAAAATTACAGTTGAAAGAGACCGATGCCCTGCCGGACGGCAAACGCGCCAATCTGCGGATAATCACCCAGAACCGTCTGGCGCTGAACCAGATAACCGCCGTCCTGCCGGACGAAAGTAAAGTGATTATGAGTTCGCTACGTCAGTTTTCCGGCACCCGTCCGCTGTACACACTGGCTGATGACGGCCTGCTTACCAATAATCAGAGCGGCGTAAAATACCGGCCAAATAACGATAGCGGTTATTATCAGTCGATCAACGCCGACGGAGGCTGGGGTGATGAAAAACTCAGTCCCGGTTATACCGTTACTATCGGCGCGAAAAACTTTACGCGCGTCTTTACCGACGAAGGGATCCAGAAGCCCTTTTTCGCTATCTTCGTCTGGACCGTGGTCTTTTCGGTCCTCACTGTGGCGTTAACCGTGGCGGTTGGGATGGTATTGGCCTGCCTCGTACAGTGGGAAGCGCTGAAAGGTAAAGCTATCTACCGCGTCCTGCTGATTCTGCCCTACGCCGTACCGTCGTTTATTTCAATTTTGATTTTCAAAGGGTTATTCAACCAAAGCTTTGGCGAAATCAATATGATGCTGGGCGCGCTGTTTGGCATTAAACCGGCCTGGTTTAGCGACCCCAACACCGCGCGGGCAATGGTGATTATCGTGAATACCTGGCTGGGCTATCCCTACATGATGATTCTGTGCATGGGGTTGCTAAAGGCGATTCCGGACGACCTGTACGAAGCCTCCGCAATGGACGGCGCCGGTCCGTTTCAGAATTTCTTTAAAATCACCTTACCGCTGCTGATTAAGCCGCTGACGCCGCTGATGATCGCCAGCTTCGCCTTTAACTTTAATAACTTTGTACTGATTCAGCTATTGACCAACGGCGGGCCAGACCGTCTCGGTACCACTACGCCAGCCGGTTATACCGATCTACTCGTCAGCTACACCTATCGTATCGCCTTTGAAGGCGGCGGCGGTCAGGACTTCGGACTGGCGGCGGCAATTGCCACGCTGATCTTCCTGCTGGTAGGCGCGTTGGCAATAGTGAACCTGAAAGCCACGCGTATGAAGTTTGATTAA
- the malG gene encoding maltose transport inner membrane protein, whose translation MAMVQPKSQKLRLFITHLGLLIFIAAIMFPLLMVIAISLREGNFATGSLIPDKISWEHWRLALGFSVEHADGRVTPPPFPVLLWLWNSVKIAGITAIGIVALSTTCAYAFARMRFPGKATLLKGMLIFQMFPAVLSLVALYALFDRLGQYIPFIGLNTHGGVIFAYLGGIALHVWTIKGYFETIDSSLEEAAALDGATPWQAFRLVLLPLSVPILAVVFILSFIAAITEVPVASLLLRDVDSYTLAVGMQQYLNPQNYLWGDFAAAAVLSAIPITLVFLLAQRWLVNGLTAGGVKG comes from the coding sequence ATGGCTATGGTCCAACCCAAATCTCAAAAATTGCGTCTCTTCATCACGCACCTGGGGCTGTTGATTTTCATCGCGGCGATCATGTTCCCGCTGCTGATGGTCATCGCTATCTCGCTGCGTGAAGGGAACTTCGCCACCGGGAGCCTGATCCCGGATAAAATATCCTGGGAACACTGGCGGCTGGCGCTGGGTTTCAGCGTGGAACATGCAGATGGTCGGGTAACGCCGCCTCCCTTCCCGGTACTGCTGTGGCTGTGGAACTCGGTGAAAATCGCCGGTATTACCGCCATCGGCATCGTGGCGCTCTCCACCACCTGCGCCTACGCTTTCGCACGGATGCGTTTTCCAGGTAAAGCAACACTGCTCAAAGGGATGCTGATTTTCCAGATGTTTCCGGCGGTATTGTCTCTGGTGGCGCTGTATGCGTTATTTGACCGACTGGGACAATACATTCCATTTATCGGACTGAATACGCATGGCGGCGTGATCTTCGCCTATCTTGGCGGCATCGCGCTGCATGTCTGGACGATTAAAGGCTACTTCGAAACTATCGACAGCTCGCTGGAAGAGGCCGCAGCGCTGGATGGCGCAACCCCGTGGCAGGCATTCCGCCTGGTGTTGCTGCCGCTTTCCGTACCGATTCTGGCGGTGGTGTTTATTCTGTCGTTCATCGCAGCGATTACCGAAGTTCCGGTCGCCTCGTTGTTACTGCGCGATGTGGACAGCTATACGCTGGCCGTTGGTATGCAGCAATATCTCAACCCGCAAAACTACCTGTGGGGCGACTTTGCCGCCGCCGCCGTACTTTCCGCTATTCCTATCACCCTGGTGTTCCTGTTGGCGCAGCGCTGGCTGGTCAACGGCCTGACGGCAGGGGGGGTAAAAGGCTAA
- the xylE gene encoding D-xylose transporter XylE: protein MNTQYNSRYIFSITLVATLGGLLFGYDTAVISGTVESLNTVFVAPQQLSESAANSLLGFCVASALIGCIIGGAIGGYCSNRFGRRDSLKIAALLFFISGVGSAWPELGFTTINPDNAVPVYLAGYVPEFVIYRIIGGIGVGLASMLSPMYIAELAPAHIRGKLVSFNQFAIIFGQLLVYCVNYFIAKSGDAIWLNSNGWRYMFASECIPALLFLLLLYTVPESPRWLMAHGRNEQAEGILRKIMGASLASQAMQEITHSLENGRKTGGRLLMFGAGVIAIGIMLSVFQQFVGINVVLYYAPEVFKTLGASTDIALLQTIIVGVINLSFTVLAIMTVDKFGRKPLQIIGALGMALGMFSLGTAFYTQAPGIVALLSMLFYVAAFAMSWGPVCWVLLAEIFPNAIRGKALAIAVAAQWLANYFVSWTFPMMDKNSWLVAHFHNGFSYWIYGVMGVLAALFMWKFVPETKGKTLEELEELWTPAEEKTPKAAIQ from the coding sequence ATGAATACCCAATATAATTCCCGTTATATTTTTTCGATTACCTTAGTCGCAACGTTAGGAGGGTTATTATTCGGCTATGATACCGCTGTTATTTCCGGTACCGTCGAGTCATTAAACACTGTTTTTGTCGCGCCGCAGCAGTTAAGCGAATCCGCCGCCAACTCGCTGCTAGGCTTTTGCGTTGCCAGCGCGCTGATTGGCTGTATCATCGGCGGCGCGATTGGCGGCTACTGTAGTAACCGTTTTGGTCGTCGAGATTCTTTAAAAATCGCCGCCCTGTTATTTTTTATTTCCGGCGTAGGTTCCGCCTGGCCGGAGTTAGGATTTACCACCATTAACCCTGATAACGCCGTACCAGTTTATTTGGCTGGATACGTCCCCGAATTTGTCATTTATCGCATTATCGGCGGGATTGGCGTCGGCTTAGCCTCAATGTTGTCACCGATGTATATTGCCGAACTGGCCCCTGCCCACATTCGTGGAAAACTGGTCTCATTTAACCAGTTCGCCATTATTTTTGGACAACTGCTGGTTTACTGTGTGAACTATTTTATTGCCAAATCCGGCGACGCCATCTGGCTGAATTCGAACGGCTGGCGATATATGTTTGCTTCGGAATGTATTCCGGCGCTGCTCTTTTTACTATTGCTGTATACCGTACCGGAAAGCCCACGTTGGTTGATGGCACACGGCAGAAATGAACAAGCGGAAGGTATTCTGCGCAAAATTATGGGGGCTTCACTGGCAAGCCAGGCGATGCAGGAAATCACCCATTCGCTGGAGAATGGTCGCAAAACGGGCGGACGCCTGCTGATGTTTGGCGCAGGCGTGATTGCGATTGGCATCATGTTGTCCGTCTTCCAGCAATTTGTTGGCATCAACGTGGTGCTGTATTACGCGCCGGAGGTTTTTAAAACTCTGGGCGCCAGTACCGATATCGCGCTGCTACAGACAATTATTGTCGGCGTCATTAACCTGAGCTTTACCGTTCTTGCCATCATGACGGTAGATAAATTTGGCCGCAAGCCGCTGCAAATTATCGGCGCGTTGGGTATGGCTTTAGGAATGTTTAGCCTCGGCACTGCCTTTTACACTCAGGCGCCGGGCATCGTGGCATTATTATCAATGCTGTTCTACGTCGCCGCATTCGCGATGTCCTGGGGACCGGTCTGCTGGGTATTGCTGGCGGAAATCTTCCCCAACGCCATTCGCGGCAAAGCGCTCGCCATTGCTGTCGCCGCGCAGTGGTTGGCGAACTACTTTGTCTCCTGGACCTTCCCAATGATGGATAAAAACTCATGGCTGGTCGCCCATTTCCACAACGGTTTCTCCTACTGGATCTACGGTGTGATGGGCGTTCTGGCGGCGCTATTCATGTGGAAGTTTGTACCGGAAACCAAAGGCAAAACGCTGGAAGAACTTGAGGAGTTATGGACGCCAGCAGAAGAGAAAACGCCGAAAGCCGCCATACAATAA
- the psiE gene encoding phosphate-starvation-inducible protein PsiE codes for MMSLSRSHLEFIATILQNVLNVGLLTLGLILVIFLGKETVHLVDALFVPEQASKYELVEGLVIYFLYFEFIALIVKYFKSGLHFPLRYFVYIGITAIVRLIIVDHKTPMDVLLYSAAILLLVITLWLCNSNRLRRE; via the coding sequence ATGATGTCATTATCACGCTCACATCTTGAGTTCATCGCCACGATTTTACAAAACGTACTGAATGTGGGGCTGCTGACCCTCGGCCTGATTCTGGTCATTTTTCTCGGTAAAGAGACGGTGCATCTGGTGGATGCCTTATTCGTGCCTGAGCAAGCCAGTAAATATGAACTGGTAGAAGGGTTGGTGATCTACTTTCTTTATTTTGAATTTATTGCGCTGATTGTGAAGTACTTTAAGTCTGGCCTTCACTTTCCACTGCGCTATTTCGTGTACATTGGGATCACGGCGATTGTGCGCCTGATCATTGTCGATCATAAAACGCCGATGGATGTATTACTCTATTCGGCGGCGATCCTACTGTTGGTTATCACCTTGTGGTTATGTAATTCAAATCGGCTAAGACGAGAATAG
- the yjbH gene encoding lipoprotein, whose amino-acid sequence MKKTHLLSVLALGISAACHAETYPAPVGPSQSDFGGVGLLQTPTARMAREGEMSLNYRDNDQYRYYSASVQLFPWLETTLRYTDVRTKKYSSVESFSGDQTYKDKAFDVKLRLWEESYWMPQVAVGARDIGGTGLFDAEYIVASKAWGPFDFSLGLGWGYLGTSGNVSNPFCSYSDKFCLRDNSYKEAGSVDGSDMFHGPASLFGGVEYQTPWQPLRLKLEYEGNNYQQDFAGKLEQKSKFNVGAIYRVTDWADVNLSYERGNTFMFGVTLRTNFNDLRPAYHDNSRPQYRPQPQDAILQHSVVANQLTLLKYNAGLADPKIQVKGDTLYVTGEQVKYRDSREGIVRANLIVMNDLPEGIRTIRVTENRLNLPQVTTETDVASLKRHLEGEPLGHETPLAQKRVEPIVPESTEQGWYIDKSRVDFHLDPVLNQSVGGPENFYMYQLGVMGTADLWVTDHLLTTGSVFANIANNYDKFNYTNPPKDSHLPRVRTHVREYVQNDVYVNNLQANYFQYFGNGFYGQVYGGYLETMFGGAGAEVLYRPLDSNWAFGLDANYVKQRDWRSAQDMMKFTDYSVKTGHLTAYWTPSFAQDVLVKASVGQYLAGDKGGTLEIAKRFDSGVVVGGYATITDASPDEYGEGDFTKGVYVSVPLDLFSSGPTRSRAAIGWTPLTRDGGQQLGRKFGLYDMTSDRSVNFR is encoded by the coding sequence ATGAAAAAAACACATCTGCTCAGCGTGCTGGCGCTGGGTATTAGCGCGGCCTGCCATGCCGAAACATATCCAGCCCCTGTTGGGCCTTCACAATCTGACTTTGGCGGCGTGGGCCTGCTGCAAACGCCGACAGCGCGTATGGCGCGTGAAGGGGAGATGAGCCTGAACTATCGCGATAACGATCAGTACCGCTACTACTCGGCTTCGGTGCAGCTTTTCCCGTGGCTGGAAACCACGTTGCGCTATACCGATGTCCGTACGAAAAAGTACAGCAGCGTGGAATCATTCTCCGGCGACCAGACATACAAAGATAAAGCGTTTGATGTGAAACTGCGGTTGTGGGAAGAGAGTTACTGGATGCCGCAGGTGGCGGTTGGCGCGCGCGATATCGGCGGGACGGGGCTGTTTGATGCGGAATATATTGTAGCGAGTAAGGCCTGGGGGCCGTTTGACTTTTCATTAGGTCTCGGCTGGGGCTATCTTGGCACCAGCGGCAATGTGTCTAATCCTTTCTGTTCATATAGTGATAAATTCTGTTTGCGTGATAACAGCTACAAAGAGGCAGGTTCTGTCGACGGTAGCGATATGTTTCATGGCCCGGCTTCGCTGTTTGGCGGAGTGGAATACCAGACCCCGTGGCAACCGTTACGCCTGAAGCTGGAGTATGAAGGCAATAACTATCAGCAGGATTTTGCGGGTAAACTGGAACAGAAGAGCAAGTTTAACGTCGGCGCCATTTACCGCGTCACCGATTGGGCCGACGTTAACCTCAGCTACGAGCGCGGCAACACCTTTATGTTTGGCGTCACGCTGCGCACCAATTTCAACGATTTGCGTCCTGCGTATCATGACAATTCACGCCCGCAATACCGACCACAGCCGCAGGATGCCATCCTGCAACATTCGGTAGTGGCTAATCAATTAACGTTATTGAAATATAATGCCGGTCTGGCTGACCCGAAAATCCAGGTCAAAGGCGATACGCTGTACGTTACCGGCGAACAGGTGAAGTACCGCGACTCCCGTGAAGGGATCGTGCGCGCTAACCTGATCGTCATGAACGATCTGCCGGAGGGGATCCGCACGATCCGCGTGACGGAAAACCGTCTTAATCTGCCGCAGGTCACCACTGAAACCGATGTCGCCAGCCTGAAACGCCATCTGGAAGGCGAACCGCTGGGACATGAAACCCCACTGGCGCAAAAACGCGTGGAGCCGATCGTGCCAGAGAGTACTGAACAGGGGTGGTATATCGACAAGTCGCGCGTTGATTTTCATCTTGATCCCGTGCTGAATCAGTCGGTAGGCGGCCCGGAAAACTTCTATATGTATCAGTTGGGCGTAATGGGAACGGCGGATCTGTGGGTCACTGATCATCTGCTCACCACGGGCAGCGTGTTTGCCAATATCGCCAACAACTACGACAAATTTAACTACACCAATCCGCCGAAGGATTCGCATCTGCCGCGGGTACGTACGCATGTCCGTGAGTATGTGCAGAATGATGTCTATGTGAATAACCTACAGGCCAACTACTTCCAGTATTTTGGCAATGGTTTCTATGGGCAGGTCTACGGCGGTTATCTGGAGACTATGTTTGGCGGTGCCGGGGCGGAAGTACTGTATCGCCCGCTAGACAGCAATTGGGCGTTTGGTCTGGATGCCAACTATGTGAAACAGCGTGACTGGCGTAGCGCGCAGGATATGATGAAGTTTACCGATTACAGCGTGAAGACCGGACATTTGACCGCATACTGGACGCCGTCGTTCGCCCAGGATGTGCTGGTGAAAGCCAGCGTTGGTCAGTATCTGGCGGGCGATAAAGGCGGCACGCTGGAAATCGCCAAACGTTTCGATAGCGGCGTCGTTGTCGGCGGTTACGCGACGATTACCGACGCGTCGCCGGATGAATATGGGGAAGGGGATTTTACCAAAGGCGTATATGTTTCCGTGCCGCTGGATCTCTTCTCGTCCGGTCCAACTCGTAGTCGCGCGGCAATTGGCTGGACGCCGCTGACGCGTGATGGTGGTCAACAGCTTGGCCGTAAGTTTGGCCTGTATGATATGACCAGCGACAGGAGCGTAAATTTCCGTTAA
- the SBOV43041 gene encoding putative lipoprotein: MMKRTISALALAFVASSAFASGVVTVFTHGNSEPKTLTGAELLLDLVGQPRLAMSWWPAAVIGEEQATVTARQQQQELLGRLTALSAEEDGDAAAAINTLRRQIQAVKVTGRQFVNLDPDVVRVSERGNPPLQGNYTLWVGPQPTQVTIFGLISQPGNQPFVPGRDVASYLEGQRLLSGADRSYAWVVYPDGRSQKAPVAYWNKRHIEPMPGSIIFVGFADSLWRGTPEAMNADILHTLTQRIPE; encoded by the coding sequence ATGATGAAAAGGACGATAAGCGCGTTGGCGCTGGCCTTTGTCGCGTCATCCGCCTTTGCCAGCGGCGTTGTTACCGTTTTTACCCACGGTAATAGCGAGCCTAAAACGCTGACAGGCGCTGAGCTTCTGCTCGATTTAGTCGGACAGCCGCGCCTGGCAATGAGCTGGTGGCCTGCTGCTGTGATAGGCGAAGAACAGGCGACCGTGACGGCGCGTCAGCAGCAACAGGAACTCCTCGGGCGACTGACGGCGCTCAGCGCAGAGGAAGACGGCGATGCTGCAGCCGCGATAAACACACTGCGCCGACAGATTCAGGCGGTGAAGGTAACGGGCAGACAATTCGTGAATCTTGATCCTGACGTGGTTCGCGTGAGCGAACGCGGTAACCCGCCGCTGCAAGGTAACTACACGCTCTGGGTCGGACCGCAGCCCACGCAAGTTACGATCTTCGGCTTGATTAGCCAACCGGGCAACCAGCCGTTCGTCCCTGGGCGGGACGTCGCCAGCTATCTCGAGGGTCAACGCTTACTCAGCGGCGCGGATCGGAGCTATGCCTGGGTGGTTTATCCTGATGGACGCAGCCAAAAAGCGCCGGTGGCTTACTGGAATAAGCGTCATATCGAGCCGATGCCCGGCAGCATTATTTTTGTCGGTTTTGCCGATTCCCTTTGGCGCGGCACGCCAGAGGCGATGAATGCCGACATTCTTCATACCCTGACGCAGCGGATACCGGAATAA
- the yjbF gene encoding outer membrane lipoprotein — MKRLALILICLLLQACSATTKGLGNSLWDSLFGTPGVQLTDDDIQNMPYASQYMQLNGGPQLFVVLAFSENGQQKWVTQDGATIVTQHGRLVKTLLGGDNLIDVNNLPADPLAKPGQIIDGATWTRTLGWTEHRQARYATARSVFTWQGTDSVSVGSEETAVRVLDEEVTTDQTRWRNRYWVDNEGQIRQAEQYLGANYFPVKTTLIKAAKS, encoded by the coding sequence GTGAAGCGACTCGCACTTATCCTGATTTGCCTGCTATTACAGGCGTGTTCGGCCACCACTAAAGGCCTGGGCAATTCACTGTGGGACAGTTTGTTCGGTACGCCAGGCGTACAGCTAACGGATGACGATATTCAAAACATGCCTTATGCCAGCCAGTACATGCAGCTTAACGGCGGTCCTCAACTGTTTGTGGTGCTCGCTTTCTCGGAAAACGGGCAGCAGAAATGGGTGACGCAGGATGGCGCGACGATCGTGACGCAGCATGGCCGTCTGGTCAAAACTCTGCTCGGCGGCGACAACCTGATCGATGTGAATAATCTGCCGGCTGACCCGCTGGCGAAACCTGGACAGATTATCGATGGCGCGACCTGGACTCGCACCCTGGGCTGGACCGAACATCGCCAGGCGCGTTACGCCACCGCCCGTTCCGTTTTTACATGGCAAGGGACCGATAGCGTTAGCGTCGGCAGTGAGGAAACCGCCGTGCGGGTGTTGGATGAAGAGGTGACGACCGATCAAACACGCTGGCGTAATCGCTACTGGGTTGATAACGAAGGCCAAATTCGCCAGGCGGAACAGTATCTGGGCGCGAATTATTTTCCGGTGAAAACCACGCTGATTAAGGCGGCAAAATCATGA
- a CDS encoding YjbE secreted protein, with translation MMKKVLYGIFAITALAATSVSAAPVQVGDAAGLAATSVSAGSSSATSVSTVSSAVGVALAATGGDGSNTGTTTTTTTSTQ, from the coding sequence ATGATGAAAAAAGTACTGTATGGCATTTTTGCCATAACCGCGCTTGCGGCGACATCTGTCTCGGCAGCCCCCGTTCAGGTGGGTGACGCGGCAGGGTTGGCAGCGACGTCGGTATCGGCGGGAAGCTCCTCCGCCACCAGCGTTAGCACCGTAAGCTCGGCGGTGGGCGTCGCGTTAGCGGCAACCGGCGGCGATGGTTCCAATACCGGAACTACGACCACCACGACCACCAGTACCCAGTAG
- the pgi gene encoding Glucose-6-phosphate isomerase: MKNINPTQTSAWQALQKHYDEMKDVTIAELFAKDSDRFAKFSATFDDLMLVDFSKNRITEETLAKLQDLAKETDLAGAIKSMFSGEKINRTEDRAVLHVALRNRSNTPIIVDGKDVMPEVNAVLEKMKSFSQAIISGQWKGYTGKAITDVVNIGIGGSDLGPFMVTEALRPYKNHLTMHFVSNVDGTHIAEVLKKVNPETTLFLVASKTFTTQETMTNAHSARDWFLKTAGDEKHVAKHFAALSTNAKAVGEFGIDTANMFEFWDWVGGRYSLWSAIGLSIILSVGFDNFVELLSGAHAMDKHFSTTPAEKNLPVLLALIGIWYNNFFGAETEAILPYDQYMHRFAAYFQQGNMESNGKYVDRNGNAVDYQTGPIIWGEPGTNGQHAFYQLIHQGTKMVPCDFIAPAITHNPLSDHHQKLLSNFFAQTEALAFGKSREVVEQEYRDQGKDPAQLEHVVPFKVFEGNRPTNSILLREITPFSLGALIALYEHKIFTQGAILNIFTFDQWGVELGKQLANRILPELGDDKAISSHDSSTNGLINRYKAWRA; encoded by the coding sequence ATGAAAAACATCAATCCAACGCAGACTTCTGCCTGGCAGGCGCTCCAGAAACACTACGACGAAATGAAAGACGTTACGATCGCTGAGCTTTTCGCGAAAGATAGTGACCGTTTCGCTAAATTTTCCGCGACTTTTGACGATCTGATGCTGGTGGACTTCTCCAAAAACCGCATCACCGAAGAGACGCTGGCAAAATTACAGGATCTGGCGAAAGAGACCGATCTGGCCGGCGCGATTAAATCGATGTTCTCCGGCGAGAAGATCAACCGCACCGAAGACCGCGCCGTGCTGCACGTGGCGCTGCGTAACCGTAGCAATACGCCGATCATCGTGGACGGCAAAGATGTGATGCCGGAAGTGAATGCCGTGCTTGAGAAGATGAAAAGTTTCTCGCAAGCGATTATCTCCGGTCAGTGGAAAGGCTACACCGGTAAGGCCATCACCGACGTGGTGAACATCGGTATCGGCGGTTCCGACCTCGGCCCGTTCATGGTGACTGAAGCGCTGCGTCCGTATAAAAATCACCTGACTATGCACTTCGTCTCTAACGTTGATGGTACCCACATCGCTGAAGTGCTGAAAAAAGTGAACCCGGAAACGACTTTGTTCCTGGTAGCATCGAAAACCTTCACCACGCAGGAAACCATGACCAATGCCCATAGCGCGCGCGACTGGTTCCTGAAAACCGCAGGCGATGAAAAACACGTGGCGAAACACTTTGCTGCGCTCTCCACCAACGCCAAAGCGGTCGGCGAATTTGGTATCGACACGGCCAATATGTTCGAGTTCTGGGACTGGGTCGGCGGTCGTTACTCGCTGTGGTCTGCCATCGGCCTGTCCATTATTCTGTCCGTCGGTTTCGACAACTTTGTCGAGCTGCTTTCCGGCGCGCACGCGATGGACAAGCATTTCTCCACCACGCCGGCGGAGAAAAACCTGCCCGTTTTGCTGGCGTTGATTGGCATCTGGTACAACAATTTCTTCGGCGCGGAAACCGAAGCCATTCTGCCGTACGACCAGTACATGCACCGTTTCGCCGCCTACTTCCAGCAGGGCAACATGGAATCCAACGGTAAATACGTTGACCGTAACGGCAACGCCGTGGATTACCAGACCGGCCCAATTATCTGGGGCGAACCAGGCACCAACGGTCAGCACGCGTTCTATCAACTGATTCACCAGGGGACTAAAATGGTGCCGTGTGATTTTATCGCCCCGGCTATCACCCATAACCCGCTATCCGATCATCATCAGAAGCTGCTGTCTAACTTCTTTGCACAGACCGAAGCGCTGGCGTTTGGTAAATCCCGCGAGGTGGTTGAGCAGGAATATCGCGATCAGGGTAAAGATCCGGCGCAGCTTGAACACGTTGTGCCATTCAAAGTGTTTGAAGGTAACCGCCCGACCAACTCTATCCTGCTGCGCGAAATTACGCCGTTCAGCCTGGGCGCGCTGATTGCGCTGTATGAGCATAAAATCTTTACTCAGGGCGCCATCCTGAACATCTTTACTTTCGACCAGTGGGGCGTTGAGTTGGGTAAACAGTTAGCTAACCGTATTCTGCCGGAGCTGGGCGATGATAAAGCTATTTCGTCCCACGATAGCTCTACCAACGGTCTGATTAACCGTTATAAAGCCTGGCGTGCCTGA